The following proteins are encoded in a genomic region of Nymphalis io chromosome 8, ilAglIoxx1.1, whole genome shotgun sequence:
- the LOC126769850 gene encoding ATP-binding cassette sub-family C member Sur-like isoform X3, with protein sequence MDAVCQHSDGLCQAFALAAALHSLNLYCASISTALICCCSTQRPRWCGIKWQWQNTRGIVSLTLGVVWCCVAASGSLRPGHTMRLVASLMAPLSWLAAAAMHITLWTRRSTAPILYLAIYWLLSSASSATITYRFLLVGVPHNHVEVYLHGVGIFLAFIMSGVDWLCFYDEVTKRSNCRIKSSTESKNTLYLYNDTHFYSKITFFWLNTFLYKGYRLHLDNEDLKEVPEDETAKKHFKKFKAIINKGNTVSIWKCYVRMVWPNFYIAGILRLFSDLSSVIPALGLATLILYMENETKIDNVAPEVTVQEFFSNGYVVLVILTLALIIQALLSQNSTHLLMVEGSRLKMALQSMIYDKCTRLACWSTDADVSEESPLLHNPEDDANTQSGLLMNLISQDTYNIMSCVWVFHYTWAIPLKVIVILYLLYTKLGYSAIIGSVTSLCLITPLQLFIGKKISDNSRDISKCTDHRISKISEILQGMNVIKLYVWEDLFNEKILQLREVELKLLNKDSWYWGLLNFTTQVSAALITIITFTTHYYLENTNTLNSINVFAGLALFNQLTIPLLILPVTLFMIIQAMVSTKRIKDFLELPESCNTRDGTNDNSYTKQSADNVYEAFLDVIPEDNLFSEREEFDLNNDNEHSGFSSAPIVQGQEYLIRFTNAAFSWKMKDNVWLEIDNLDIPSGKLIMVVGASGSGKSLLLSAILGEMYQERGDVNVNVHCSTWYAGQPPWLLEGSIRDNILMDSAWCPKRYARVLRATGLRPDLQLLPDGDDTQLGSYGTPLSGGQRVRLCVARALYSKARLIVLDEPLSALDVTLAQHLVARALIPAARSGRTVILATHRLEVLHYADFIIAMGDGRVNEVGRLNTMSEGVISQWARLAADARAAALRTGAGPTGGAARERKQLVRAISRLQFQRNMSDDAKHVGINEVVGAHLLTEVPTCAGGSWRQIAKRARPPISRQFSSPSPTDQNFKWTPRILLRILSSDSDTSTHSTQNNGTVVEEPSDEATFNSTTCNGIETYTAQEDMPEPNIEDEHILDESKVWWKYSQTCRWWGAAYCVVAVAAQAVALASDYWLSHLATENARSLLSDQEIWNMIRVYALWCVGAICAAGCAQVACACAGAASRRTLHERLLHATLHAPLHYHNSRSAGDTIHRFSSDTLVVDKKLPTAVNRWVHLALLCGAAILVNVIASPWTLLAIIPACAMYIVLQSVYLKNARTLQHAEAESAARAVSLAAQTLSGAVTVRAGCLRPRMRDAFCRRLDRNHNALLLLNSANRWLSLTLDVMGACSVFVSLAAALYSGIGGAATGLAGTYSLLLPAYLAHLGKGRADLDTLLASVQRLLTDTDVPQENYREDCPIPTDWQRSGKIEFQDVTIQHHPESAPVLQNVNIVVNPGQRIAICGRSGSGKSSLLLTCAGATTIHSGRVLLDGQDITHVPLRVLRHRVVVLPQETVMFSGTLRENLDPLAVHTDEEIWQSLRAVGLFDYVTAQPAGLECSVCGARGWGGGRGARVCAARAALHARPAAALLLDEPGAALDATAERALLNAIAIVAPNATILTVAHRISSVRDYDGAMLLERGAASECADMDSLLSPRASLNARSNGSTEPGHSG encoded by the exons gtGTGGTATCAAATGGCAATGGCAAAATACGCGGGGAATAGTAAGTCTGACTCTAGGAGTGGTATGGTGTTGTGTTGCCGCCTCAGGTTCTCTTCGTCCTGGACACACCATGCGCCTAGTTGCCTCATTAATGGCTCCTCTATCTTGGCTTGCTGCTGCAGCAATGCATATAACTTTATGGACTCGGCGCTCAACGGCCCCAATTCTTTATTTAGCTATTTACTGGTTGTTATCATCAGCCTCATCAGCAACAATCACATATCGTTTTCTACTCGTTGGGGTTCCTCACAACCACGTCGAAGTGTATCTGCATGGAGTAGGAAtatttttagcatttataatgtCTGGAGTGGATTGGTTATGCTTTTATGACGAA GTAACAAAACGTTCAAATTGCCGCATAAAAAGTTCTACAGAATCTAAAAATacgctatatttatataatgacacCCACTTTTACTCGAAAATTACCTTCTTTTGGctaaacacatttttatataaaggctATCGTCTACATCTAGACAATGAGGATTTGAAAGAAGTACCTGAAGATGAAACcgcaaaaaaacattttaaaaaatttaag gCTATAATCAATAAAGGTAACACAGTCAGTATATGGAAATGTTACGTTCGCATGGTGTGGCCGAACTTCTATATTGCAGGAATATTGAGATTATTCAGCGACTTATCAAGCGTCATTCCAGCGTTAGGTTTAGCTACTTTAATTTTGTACATGGAAAATGAAACGAAAATCGACAACGTGGCACCTGAAGTGACCGTACAAGAGTTTTTTTCGAATGGCTACGTTGTGCTTGTTATTCTAACTTTAGCACTTATTATTCAAGCGTTACTGTCACAAAATTCCACTCATTTACTTATGGTGGAAGGTTCTAGACTAAAAATGGCTTTACAG AGCATGATTTACGATAAATGTACGCGATTAGCATGTTGGTCTACAGACGCAGATGTAAGTGAGGAGTCACCATTACTTCATAATCCCGAAGATGACGCTAATACACAATCAGGGCTTCTTATGAATTTGATATCTCAGGatacatataacattatgtCATGCGTATGGGTTTTCCATTATACATGGGCCATACCACTGAAG gttattGTTATACTGtatttactttatacaaaattgGGTTATAGTGCGATAATAGGCTCGGTTACCAGCCTATGTCTTATAACTCCGTTACAACTTTTCATTGGGAAGAAAATATCAGACAATTCTAGAGATATATCAAAATGTACGGACCATAGAATTTCGAAAATATCAGAAATTTTGCAGGGTATGAATGTCATTAAATTATACGTATGGGAAGACTTgttcaatgaaaaaatattacaattgagAGAAGTCGAATTAAAACTCCTCAATAAAGATTCTTGGTACTGGGGATTACTAA ATTTTACGACACAAGTTTCCGCagcattaattacaattataacgtTTACAACGCACTATTATCTTGagaatacaaatacattaaacaGTATTAATGTGTTTGCTGGGTTGGCACTTTTCAATCAGCTGACGATACCACTGTTAATATTACCCGTAACTTTGTTTATGATCATACAAGCTATG GTCAGCACAAAAAGGATAAAAGATTTCTTGGAACTTCCAGAGTCTTGTAATACGCGAGATGGTACTAATGACAATTCATATACTAAGCAATCGGCGGACAATGTATACGAAGCTTTTCTTGATGTTATTCCAGAAGATAATCTTTTTTCTGAAAGGGaagaatttgatttaaataatgacAATGAACACTCGGGGTTTAGCAGTGCACCGATTGTCCAAGGACAGGAATATTTAATAAGGTTTACAAATGCTGCTTTTTCTTGGAAAATGAAGGATAATGTGTGGCTAGAGATTGATAATTTAGATATACCATCAg GAAAATTAATTATGGTAGTTGGAGCTTCTGGTTCGGGTAAATCCTTATTGCTCTCTGCAATATTGGGAGAAATGTATCAAGAAAGGGGAGACGTTAATGTAAATGT tCATTGTTCAACATGGTACGCTGGTCAGCCACCCTGGCTTCTTGAAGGCTCGATAAGAGATAATATTTTGATGGATAGTGCGTGGTGCCCGAAAAGGTATGCTCGCGTCCTGCGTGCCACCGGATTACGACCTGACTTGCAGCTGTTACCGg ATGGTGATGACACTCAATTGGGAAGCTATGGGACGCCGCTGTCAGGAGGACAACGGGTTCGCTTGTGTGTCGCACGTGCTTTATACTCCAAAGCGAGACTCATTGTACTTGACGAGCCGCTCAGTGCTTTAGATGTGACATTGGCGCAACATTTAGTCGCGAGGGCGCTCATTCCTGCCGCCCGTTCCGGTCGTACAGTGATATTAGCCACGCACAGATTAGAGGTCTTACATTACGCGGACTTT ataatagCAATGGGAGACGGCCGTGTAAATGAAGTCGGCCGTCTTAATACTATGTCTGAAGGCGTTATAAGTCAGTGGGCACGACTGGCTGCCGACGCCCGTGCAGCAGCATTACGGACCGGCGCGGGTCCAACCGGAGGTGCTGCGCGCGAAAGAAAACAACTTGTTCGAGCAATAAGCCGGTTGCAGTTTCAGAGAAATATGTCAGATGATGCTAAG CATGTGGGCATCAACGAAGTAGTCGGAGCCCATCTTTTAACAGAGGTGCCCACGTGTGCGGGCGGCAGTTGGCGTCAAATTGCAAAGCGAGCGCGGCCACCAATATCACGTCAATTTTCCTCTCCGTCTCCGACTGATCAAAACTTCAA aTGGACGCCGAGGATTTTACTTCGAATATTAAGCTCTGATTCGGATACGTCAACTCATTCAACACAAAATAATG GGACAGTAGTGGAAGAACCATCCGATGAGGCAACGTTCAACTCTACCACTTGCAATGGAATTGAGACGTATACTGCGCAGGAAGACATGCCAGAGCCTAATATAGAAGATGAACATATTCTGGACGAg TCCAAGGTTTGGTGGAAATACAGTCAAACGTGCCGATGGTGGGGCGCCGCGTACTGTGTGGTCGCCGTGGCGGCACAGGCGGTAGCACTTGCTTCAGATTACTGGCTCTCGCATCTAGCTACAGAGAATGCACGCTCTCTACTATCCGATCAAGAg ATATGGAACATGATACGTGTTTACGCGCTGTGGTGCGTGGGCGCGATATGCGCTGCAGGCTGTGCACAAGTCGCATGCGCATGTGCCGGTGCTGCTTCGAGACGTACTCTACATGAGCGTCTGCTGCATGCTACGCTCCATGCACCGTTGCACTATCACAACTCACGCTCGGCTGGAGATACGATACACCGCTTCTCTTCTGATACACTTGTTGTTGATAAG AAGTTGCCAACGGCTGTGAACAGATGGGTTCACCTAGCATTACTTTGTGGAGCTGCTATTCTTGTTAATGTAATAGCGTCGCCATGGACCTTACTCGCAATAATTCCAGCGTGTGCTATGTACATTGTGTTACAAtctgtttatttaaagaatgcTAG GACCCTTCAACATGCAGAGGCTGAGAGCGCAGCGCGAGCAGTGTCGCTGGCGGCGCAGACTTTGTCGGGCGCGGTCACAGTGCGCGCGGGATGCCTGCGGCCACGCATGCGCGACGCCTTCTGCCGTCGACTCGATCGCAACCACAACGCTTTGTTGCTGCTCAATTCTGCTAATCGTTGGTTAAGCCTTACATtg GACGTAATGGGTGCGTGCAGCGTATTCGTGTCGCTGGCCGCGGCCCTGTACAGCGGTATCGGGGGTGCGGCCACGGGCCTCGCGGGCACCTACTCGCTGCTGCTGCCAGCGTACCTCGCGCACCTCGGCAAGGGCCGCGCGGACCTAGACACGCTGCTCGCGTCTGTGCAGCGCCTGCTCACCGACACCGACGTGCCGCAAGAGAATTACAGAGAAGACT GTCCTATTCCTACGGATTGGCAACGGAGCGGTAAAATAGAATTCCAAGATGTAACTATTCAACACCATCCAGAATCAGCGCCAGTGCTTCAAAATGTTAATATCGTAGTTAATCCTGGTCAAAGG atcgCCATTTGTGGCCGTAGTGGTAGCGGGAAGTCCTCACTTCTATTGACTTGCGCGGGCGCTACGACAATACACAGCGGTCGCGTATTGCTCGACGGTCAAGACATTACGCATGTTCCGTTGCGTGTGCTGCGCCACCGAGTGGTGGTTTTGCCACAAGAAACTGTCATGTTTTCGGGAACACTGCGGGAGAATCTTGACCCACTCGCTGTACACACAGATGAAGAAATTTGGCAAAGTTTAAGAGCCGTCGGATTGTTTGACTATGTGACTGCACAGCCGGCTGGTTTAG AGTGCAGCGTGTGCGGCGCGCGCGGGTggggcggcgggcgcggcgcgcgggtgtgcgcggcgcgcgcggcgctgcACGCGCGTCCGGCCGCCGCGCTGCTGCTGGACGAGCCCGGCGCCGCTCTCGACGCGACCGCCGAGCGCGCTTTACTGAATGCGATCGCCATCGTCGCGCCTAACGCTACTATCCTTACTGTCGCG CACCGCATATCATCCGTACGTGACTATGACGGCGCCATGTTGTTGGAGCGCGGCGCAGCTTCAGAGTGCGCCGACATGGATTCGCTGCTGAGCCCGCGCGCCTCGCTCAACGCACGTAGCAACGGGTCTACTGAACCTGGTCACTCCGGATAG